From Cryobacterium sp. GrIS_2_6:
TAACCCCCCTCCAGCGCCCCGCCGCTTCGCTGCGCCAACTCTCGCGGGCGGGCGGGCGGGCGGGCGGGCGGCGCGCCGGGGCGCGGCATCCGCTAGCCAAAGGCCCTGATTAGCGGGAAGATGGAAGTGGGCAGAGCCCTCCGAAGAAATGAGCAGGTCAATGAGGATTCTCGTAGTTTGCGGTGCCGGGGCGTCCAGCGCCTTCGTCGCCCATCGCGTGCGCCGTACCGGTGAGGAAAGGGGCGTCGAACTGACGGTTCACGCCGGCAGCGAATCCGACCTTCCCGGGTCATTGGACCCGATCGATGTCTTACTCGTCGGCCCGTATCTGGCCCCCCGTTACGAGAAGATCCGCGCGGAGGCGATCAAGCGGGGCGTCGGCGTCGCGCTCCTGCCCGACACCGTGTTCGCCTCCCAGAACGGCGACGAGGCACTTGACCTCGCCATCCACGCGTTCAAATCGCGCGGCTGGGCCGAACTGCTCGCCTGACCCCGGTTCCCCCTGAGGGCTACTGGTCCATCAGGTGCACGAGCTCGTCGATGAAGGATGCGAAGTCGACCGACCTGCGGACCAGCCGTTGCACGTCGTTTCGGTCGGAGAAGACCTCGACGAACTGGTCGAAGACATCCTGGAAGCTCTTGCGCCCCTCGGCGCTGAACGCCACGAGGGCGACGACGTTGACCCGTGCCTCTCCCCAGTCCATCGGGGTGTCGTTGATCACGATCGCGATCGACGTGCGGTTCGCGGTCATCGACATCGAGTGCGGCACCGCCAGGTTGTCGGTGAACGCCGTCGAACTCATCAGCTCGCGCTCGATCGCGCCGTCGATGTATTCCGGTTCGATGATGCCCTGCGCGGCCATCCGATCGCCGAGCGCGCGGATCATGGCGTCCTCGTCGTCCGCGTAGAAGTTGTGCGAGAACAGCGAGGCGTCGAAGAACTGCAGCAGGTCGTCCTTGAGATGCGCGCGCCTGCGCAGTCGGCGCACCCGGCTCGCGGCCTTCCGAACCCGCTCGATATCGGCCTCGGTCAGGAACGGCTGGATGACGATGATCCCGTCGCCGAGGCTGCCCGGATCGATCGTCGTGAGCACGAGGTCGGCCTCGAGTCCGCTCCAATCCACGTCGCTCCTCGTGACGACGGAGACGACCTCGAGCTCATCGCCGAGGACCCGTTCGATGCGTTCCCGCAGCAGGACGTGCATGTCGTAATAGTTCGGGCAGACGATCGCGCAGCTGACGAGGTCGACCCGGCGGGACTGCTGCTGCAGGTGCGCGCCGACGTGCATCGCGATGTACGCGATCTCGTCGTCGTTGATCACGATCCGCTCCTGGCGCTGCAACTTGCTCGCGATGTACACCGCGAGCTCGTAGATCATCGGGTAGCCCGTTTTGATGGACCGGGTGAGCGGGTTGTGTGCGAATGACCGGTCTTGGGCGCGGTTGATCAGGTTCCGCACGTGCAGGGTGAGCCGCACGATGAACGTCTCCTCGGTGAGGTCGACGAGGAATTCCTCGCTCGCCTGCGTCACGATCTGCCTGACCGTGTCGAGGTCCTCCGGGCGCACGAAGTTCTCGATGAGCTTCTTCGCCGGTTGGTCGTGACCCGGCGTGATCACCCGGGTGGTGAGGAGGAGTCCGATGTAGTCAAGGTCCCCGAGCGCGAGCTCGACGTCGAAGTGCCGCTTGATGAGCACGGCGAGGGCCCTGGTCATCTCGTCGCGGGGAGTGGCCTCCGGTTCGGTGGGGAGCGGCGCGGCGCGCTTGGTGACGCGGTCGACAGCGATCGCCACGTGCAGGAGCACGTCGTTGGTGCCGTACTCGTTCACGAAATAGCCCTGGGCGTCGAGCATGGTGATCAGGTCGGTCTTGAACGCGCTGAGGCTCTTCGACGCGAACTCGCGCTGGATGGTCTCGAGGTTGAGCATCCCGCGGGCGGTCTCCTCGCGGAACATCCGGCTGAGCA
This genomic window contains:
- a CDS encoding PTS sugar transporter; the protein is MRILVVCGAGASSAFVAHRVRRTGEERGVELTVHAGSESDLPGSLDPIDVLLVGPYLAPRYEKIRAEAIKRGVGVALLPDTVFASQNGDEALDLAIHAFKSRGWAELLA
- a CDS encoding BglG family transcription antiterminator, producing the protein MSDKQTRMLEYLSQTPVWVTAGELADHLGVTPRTVRSYVTNVKAAAHPLDVIESGTAGYRLDLEAYTVFRSSRKPVEPDSRQNRLYALVRRLTESDSGLDVYSLAAELFVSDSTIEADLARVRSLLPETGLTLGRRGSVVTLAGSETDRRRLLSRMFREETARGMLNLETIQREFASKSLSAFKTDLITMLDAQGYFVNEYGTNDVLLHVAIAVDRVTKRAAPLPTEPEATPRDEMTRALAVLIKRHFDVELALGDLDYIGLLLTTRVITPGHDQPAKKLIENFVRPEDLDTVRQIVTQASEEFLVDLTEETFIVRLTLHVRNLINRAQDRSFAHNPLTRSIKTGYPMIYELAVYIASKLQRQERIVINDDEIAYIAMHVGAHLQQQSRRVDLVSCAIVCPNYYDMHVLLRERIERVLGDELEVVSVVTRSDVDWSGLEADLVLTTIDPGSLGDGIIVIQPFLTEADIERVRKAASRVRRLRRRAHLKDDLLQFFDASLFSHNFYADDEDAMIRALGDRMAAQGIIEPEYIDGAIERELMSSTAFTDNLAVPHSMSMTANRTSIAIVINDTPMDWGEARVNVVALVAFSAEGRKSFQDVFDQFVEVFSDRNDVQRLVRRSVDFASFIDELVHLMDQ